A single window of Tenericutes bacterium MZ-XQ DNA harbors:
- a CDS encoding methionine adenosyltransferase: MYKLFSSESVTEGHPDKLSDYISDSILDACLEQDPESRVAIETAVTTHYCLLFGEITTKAKVDYKQIVKQAILDVGYTKEAYGYSVDTVEIDLKIKEQSADIALGVNKNENKSLGAGDQGLMFGYANSDTDTFLPLPIYLAHRLAERLSYVRKTNIVEGLRPDGKTQVTVAYDKNHQIDYIHTVVLSTQHDEFWTQEELHKAMLEHVIKPVLKDYDTSKTIYKINPTGRFIIGGPHGDAGLTGRKIIVDTYGGYARHGGGAFSGKDATKVDRSAAYMARYIAKNIVASGVATECEIQLAYAIGVSEPVSVAINTFDTEKVDLDKIYEAVLNHFDLTPKGIIKTLKLNRPIYKKTAAYGHFGRNIEDFSWESLDKIEIFKKLL; the protein is encoded by the coding sequence ATGTACAAATTATTTAGCAGTGAATCAGTAACAGAAGGGCATCCAGATAAATTGAGTGATTATATATCGGATTCTATTTTAGATGCATGTTTAGAACAAGATCCAGAATCAAGAGTAGCGATAGAAACAGCAGTAACTACACATTATTGTTTGTTATTTGGTGAGATTACAACCAAAGCTAAAGTAGATTATAAGCAAATCGTAAAACAAGCTATTTTGGATGTTGGATATACAAAAGAAGCATATGGATATAGTGTTGATACTGTCGAAATTGATTTAAAAATCAAAGAACAATCAGCGGATATTGCTTTAGGTGTTAATAAGAATGAAAACAAATCTTTAGGTGCTGGTGATCAAGGTTTAATGTTTGGCTATGCGAATAGTGACACAGACACATTTTTACCATTACCTATATATCTTGCTCATAGACTTGCAGAACGACTAAGTTATGTTAGAAAAACAAATATTGTTGAAGGTCTTCGTCCAGATGGAAAAACTCAAGTCACTGTAGCATATGACAAAAACCATCAAATCGATTATATTCATACTGTAGTATTATCAACTCAACATGATGAGTTTTGGACTCAAGAAGAGCTACATAAAGCCATGTTAGAACATGTTATAAAACCTGTTTTAAAAGATTATGATACATCTAAAACCATTTATAAGATTAATCCAACGGGAAGATTTATCATTGGTGGACCCCACGGGGATGCTGGTTTAACAGGAAGAAAAATCATTGTTGATACTTATGGTGGATATGCTAGACATGGTGGTGGAGCTTTCTCAGGAAAAGATGCAACCAAGGTGGATAGAAGTGCAGCATACATGGCAAGATATATTGCTAAAAATATTGTCGCTAGTGGTGTTGCAACCGAATGTGAAATTCAACTAGCATATGCGATTGGTGTATCAGAACCAGTGAGCGTTGCGATTAATACATTTGACACGGAGAAAGTTGACTTAGATAAAATCTATGAAGCAGTTCTAAATCATTTTGATTTAACTCCAAAAGGGATCATAAAGACTTTAAAACTGAACAGACCTATATACAAAAAAACCGCAGCATATGGCCATTTCGGAAGAAACATCGAAGACTTTTCATGGGAAAGTTTAGATAAGATTGAAATATTCAAGAAATTATTATAA
- a CDS encoding methionyl-tRNA formyltransferase — protein sequence MKIVFMGTPLFAVEVLEMLIKEHDVCLVVTQPDKFIGRKKVLTPPLVKEVALKHGIEVFQPKNIKTEYQKIVDLKPDFVITAAYGQILPKALLDEVKAINVHGSLLPKYRGGAPIQYALFNGDKQTGVTIMYMAFKMDSGDIIKQEAINIHDEDDTLSLTQRLSSLGTRLLKEVLEDICQGIIYREAQDEALVTFSPTLTYSDEFLSFNQSTEKIINRVKGLTPEPGAHAFINGVKIKIYKVRNSDIIGNEDKSPGTILNIKKKLIVKTLDKAVEIEQIQVPGKKIMATKDFLNGQNIMDVNDTFNGGEES from the coding sequence ATGAAAATTGTATTTATGGGAACGCCTTTATTTGCAGTCGAAGTCTTAGAAATGTTAATCAAAGAACACGATGTATGTTTGGTTGTTACACAACCAGATAAATTCATAGGTAGAAAAAAAGTATTAACTCCACCCCTTGTAAAAGAAGTGGCCTTAAAACATGGTATTGAAGTCTTTCAACCCAAAAATATTAAGACAGAATATCAAAAAATTGTTGATCTTAAACCAGATTTTGTGATTACTGCTGCTTATGGTCAAATATTACCAAAAGCTCTTCTTGATGAGGTAAAAGCAATTAATGTCCATGGATCCCTGCTGCCCAAATATCGTGGCGGCGCACCAATTCAATATGCACTTTTCAATGGTGATAAGCAAACTGGTGTTACAATTATGTATATGGCATTTAAAATGGATAGCGGCGATATTATCAAACAAGAAGCAATTAACATCCATGACGAGGATGATACGCTAAGTTTAACTCAAAGACTGTCATCTTTAGGAACTAGACTTTTAAAAGAAGTTTTAGAAGATATTTGTCAAGGCATCATTTATCGAGAAGCACAAGATGAAGCACTTGTGACATTTTCTCCAACATTGACTTATAGTGATGAATTCCTATCTTTTAATCAATCGACTGAAAAGATTATCAATCGTGTTAAAGGGTTAACCCCTGAACCTGGAGCACATGCATTTATCAATGGTGTTAAAATCAAAATCTATAAAGTAAGAAATAGTGATATAATAGGAAATGAAGATAAAAGCCCTGGAACAATTTTGAACATTAAGAAGAAACTCATTGTTAAAACCCTTGATAAAGCGGTTGAAATTGAACAGATTCAAGTCCCAGGAAAAAAAATAATGGCAACTAAAGATTTTCTCAATGGACAAAACATCATGGATGTGAATGACACATTCAATGGAGGAGAAGAATCATGA